CCCTAAAAGTATATTATTACAAACTATTCATGGAGCTAATGGATGTTTATACAGGGCATTTGGGTCTGGTTTTAGTTTAGAAGGAAATGATGGTCATTGAAGGTCCTGTCTCcaccccattttctctctctctctgtgtgtgtgtgtgtgtgtgtgtgtgtgtgtgtgtgtgtgtgtgtgtgtgtgtgtgtgtgtgtgtgtgtgtgtgtgtgtgtgtgtgtgtgtgtgtgtgtgtgtgtgtgtgtgtgtgtgtgtgtgtgtggctggctaGCGTACTtcaggaagagagaaagatgaaTCCCTCACCAAAGTTCTATAAATCCTTtgggaggtatgtgtgtgtgtttccacagAGCAATGCTAAGATGTAGAGTAACTTCTGCTTTCATAGTTTCGCTGAGCCCATAAACTCTCTCATAACCAGCAGGCTTGTactctacactgtgtgtgtgtgtgtactacagcGTAGACAGCTACTGAACTAAGGTTCTGTTAATATTCCCTGTGCTGGAGGTGaaagaaacacacacctgtttaggcgaggtgctggctagaacAGAGTTTCTACTGTATCTAGACCAACATGTCTTAGAATCTATAGACTGAGAGGTTCTACTGTATCTAGACCAACATGTCTTAGAATCTATAGACTGAGAGGTTCTACTGTATCTAGACCAACATGTCTTAGAATCTATAGACTGAGAGGTTCTACTGTATCTAGACCAACATGTCTTAGAATCTATAGACTGAGAGGTTCTACTGTATCTAGACCAACATGTCTTAGAATCTATAGACTGAGAGGTTCTACTGTATCTAGACCAACATGTCTTAGAATCTATAGACTGAGAGGTTCTACTGTATCTAGACCAACATGTCTTAGAATCTATAGACTGAGAGGTTCTACTGTATCTAGACCAACATGTCTTAGAATCTATAGACTGAGAGGTTCTACTGTATCTAGACCAACATGTCTTAGAATCTATAGACTGAGAGGTTCTACTGTATCTAGACCAACATGTCTTAGAATCTATAGACTGAGAGGTTCTACTGTATCTAGACCAACATGTCTTAGAATCTATAGACTGAGAGGTTCTACTGTATCTAGACCAACATGTCTTAGAATCTATAGACTGAGAGGTTCTACTGTATCTAGACCAACATGTCTTAGAATCTATAGACTGAGAGGTTCTACTGTA
The window above is part of the Oncorhynchus gorbuscha isolate QuinsamMale2020 ecotype Even-year unplaced genomic scaffold, OgorEven_v1.0 Un_scaffold_694, whole genome shotgun sequence genome. Proteins encoded here:
- the LOC124019836 gene encoding uncharacterized protein LOC124019836 translates to MLRFRLIWNRVSTVSRPTCLRIYRLRGSTVSRPTCLRIYRLRGSTVSRPTCLRIYRLRGSTVSRPTCLRIYRLRGSTVSRPTCLRIYRLRGSTVSRPTCLRIYRLRGSTVSRPTCLRIYRLRGSTVSRPTCLRIYRLRGSTVSRPTCLRIYRLRGSTVSRPTCLRIYRLRGSTVSRPTCLRIYRLRGSTVSRPTCLRIYRLRGSTVSRPTCLRIYRLRGSTVSRPTCLRIYRLRGSTVSRPTCLRIYRLRGSTVSRPTCLRIYRLRGSTVSRPTCLRIYRLRGSTVSRPTCLRIYRLRGSTVSRPTCLRIYRLRGSTVSRPTCQSSSERFYCYQLL